Below is a genomic region from Lepidochelys kempii isolate rLepKem1 chromosome 5, rLepKem1.hap2, whole genome shotgun sequence.
TGCAGGAGACATCTCCAGGAAATCCCAGCTTCAGACAGCAATGTTTCCACAAGCTTCACATGGTCATGGGACCCCACCAAGACATCAGAGCTACTCTCGGGCATGGGAGTGTCTGTCCTTAAGAAAGAGAAGCTGGGCAGTGAGAACACCCCTCAGGAGCTGCTAGTGTCTCTTTATCCTCCTCAGAAACGACAGAAAGTGAAAGAGAAGGACAAGGACTTTGTGATTGCACGCAGGCCTAGGCTGCTTCGAGAGACAGAGTCAGGTAGAGTAACAACAGCCCAAGCTTGTGTCAGCTTGTAAGAATGACAATGACTGAGGTTGGGTACTACAAATCACTAATAGTTTAGTTGCTTCTTACATAGTTTGGTCTCTCCGAGCAAACTCTAGTCCCTGGATCTAGTGAATCGTGTGTGTTTCTTTCAAGTCTTTCTTTTTTATCTCCCACAAGTTTGACTTTCCCCTCCCACATCTAGACAAGCCTGCATGTCCTAAAGAGAGCATTACTGTAAGGAAGTGGTTCACTCTATTGTTTCCTTTAAGGAGACCTGTGAATGGATAGTATTTTATCGTCTCTGGAGAAAATATTTCCCATAAGTCATAGAGACTGATAGCTACTATGCAGCCTATCATTTCTTCTATTCTGTTTTCTTCAATAAGGATTAAATAGGATTTTGGATTTCGCCCATTTCCCAGATCTGTAGTACAGCAGTTTTGGCCAACAGAGGGTGGATTAAAAAAGAGATCAACTCAGATAGTATAATCTGTTGCTGGAGGGATGTTTCTGAATCTATCTGAAGACCTCTGATCTAAACGTCACAAGAGATGAATATTCTCATAGCCTTCATAAAACCTCAGTTTGAGCCGCCTCCTTACCATCTAGTAACTTACTAATGCTTATGACTTTCTTTATGGTATTTTGGTGAGTTTACAGGGGCTGTTTTTTGAACGGTCACCCATCTCATTTGTGCTCAACCTgtcaaatatttcttttcagataAAGTTGTGATCTGGGAAGTGCTGGCTGGGGTTCCTATCTAAAATGTACATGGTCTCCCATCTCATTTAGGGAGGTAATTCCTTGTTCCACAGACCTCTTTGGAGCAGTAACAGCATTTTCTAGATGTACATTATGCCTTGAAAATTTACTTGCTTAAGAAAAGAATGTTTGGATTTTAGGCAGAGCAATAGCTCAATATGCATTAGGGGCTGCAGTCGGTAGAGTCATGAATCTTAAGAAGGGCTAATTGCACAAGAGCAGAATAGCTGCATCCCTTTCAGAAAGAGATTCTGGTTATGGAACTCTTTATACACTTTCTCAGAAGACGATGGATTGGACAAACAAGCTTCAGAAGACAAATGTGGGACAATGCTGTTGGCAGCTATTTTTGCACCTATGCACACAGCACCTAGTAACATCTTGGATGAGATGGTAGTAGTAGTAATATAATACCTTTCCAATAAGGAAATGTAAGTACCTAAGTAGTGGACTAGTGTATCCCTAGATCAACAAAGGAATAAGGTAGTGATGGTAGGGCAGGGAATTTGTCTGTTGTCTTTAATATTTTTGTCTAATGGCAAAACTGTTGAAGTGGCTAATCAGTGGACAAAAATGAATCCGATCTACGTAAAACCTGTTGACTGTTTTCTTAAAGGTATTTCTTGGGATGCTCTACCAGATGAATTACTATTAGGGATCTTGGCGTACTTACCCCTAATTGACCTGCTAAAAGTTTCCCAGATTTGCAAGAGATGGCAACGCCTAGCGTGAGTATTGCTTTTTACTTGTAGGTATTGAGAACAGCGGTGCTTTTTAAAGGTTGTTAAATGGTCTTTTTCTCATTTTGATGTGCAGGTATAATTCTGTCTACATTGAAAGTGGGTTACACGTGCATTAAGAGACTCTAGACTCTGATTCCTGATGTTTAAATGGAGACTGTCACTTGAGAACCACACTTATCTGGAAATTTTACATTTGGGCTGTGCCCCTAACTAATTTAAAGCCTCTGCTCTCTTCCAGGCCTCCCAATAATGAGACCTGGGGTCTTGCCCACTccttcactccctccccccagtatgTAGTGTAGTCTGAGCTCTTCCATCATGCACCCACCCATTCCATTCATTGATTCCAGGCTCCTATCTTCCCCCAAATTCCCTAAGTCTTGCCTCCCACTAAACAAATAATGCCCCCTTTCCCACAGAATTCCAGTACTTGCAGGAGACTACAGCCTATTGCAGTGAGTTTCATGCAGTATCTTGGCTCTTCATATTCAGGAATATGAATGCACTTTGCTGTCAGATCAGTGAGAAATCTCAGTAATGTTTGTATAAGTAAATCCTTGCTGAGTTGACTTCCTTGTTTTGCACATTCATTTGTAATATTAAAACCTGTTGATGACAGTGTCCTTTGCTTTGGCCTTTCATTACTTACTAACCAGCAAACTCCTTTCCTCCCTAGGTTTGATGAATCGCTCTGGCAGACTCTTGATCTGACTGGTAAAAATCTGCTGCCAGGAGTGATTGGGCAGTTGCTCCCTGTGGGTGTAACTGTATTCCGTTGTCCAAGATCCTGTATTGGGAAACCATTGTTTAAAAACAACCGGTAAGGCTGTCACCATCTTTTGGTGCCCTGGAACAAAGTCTTTCTTTCAGTTTTTCATATATTTCAACCAATCTCTTTGATTTAGCACCTCTGGTTGTCACTTGTGGCATCTATAAATTTTGGAATAGAGGCAGCATGGAGCAGGGAATAAGGCACTGGGCTGACTATCAGGGGAGCTGCATTCTGTTCTTGATTCAAAATTGTTCAAGAACTGATGAACACAATCTTGAGTATAGTTTACTACCAttcagtaaattttttttttttaagaaccaaGAACTGCTGACCACTGAAGTATATTTCTTTGCAAAGTTAAAGGAAATATGATTTAACTCTAGCATAGACAGAGATATTATGAGTCTTAAAGATTTGTATGCCTCAAAGTACATAGAATTTTGCAGTTTTGGTAACCAGCTTAGTAGCAATGATGGATCAGACATTCATTAAAGCGTATACATTTTCTACTAGCTGTGCATTCATTTGTAGTATACAAATGCAGTATGCtacctgaattttaaaaaaatattaaaatccattttttatGGTCTGCctttctcctttctcctctttaGACCTCTTAGAGTGAAACATATGGACATATCCAACTGCACAATAAATGTTGCAGATCTCCATACTATTCTTTGTCGTTGTGATAGACTACAGAACCTCAGCTTAGAAGGACTGGTGCTTTCTGATGATATAATTAGGTGAGTGGGCATGTTCAAAAGTGTAAGGTTCCTGCATCTCAGGACCATGGGCACCTCCTTTGGTGGCATCAGTGAATCATCAGCACTTATGCCTGGTTAGTCTGTTGGGCATCCCAGCTTCCAACTGAGCAAGTAGCAGCTTAGGCCTCCTGAATGAGGGCCGAATAAGTCAACTGTTAATGGCTCTGGCCTTCTGACCTAAGGGTTAGCACTCCTCCAGCCCAAAATGGAGGGTCGGGGGCACGGGAACCTGGACCCACcctgctccaccaggtcccagcccagggcactaGAAACGACAGGTGATTCCATCTTGGGGTTGCCGGGAGAACGTGGGGTCACTGTCTTGCCTCCCAGCAACACAACAGACCAATGTGTTGGTTcctttgttataccaataaaataaaaaccagcagtatcttattaaaggggaaaaggcaaaatgccacatttattgtgaatacacaaagaaagaatgaatcatagtaagcagttagttatagctataacattccattcagtttcatattcattcatacacacacaggttctgcaaggttgttatcatagttaccagccttagagttgctcatgccaagccactggccagatggcctggacatgaggagggagcagggccttgtcagatgctcatctgatgctcctggaagttggtttgcagaatcagaccccaaagttctcactttctggagtccatttttataggaatttcttcctatgccagtctatgggaattgcttcatcatgctgttgctgaatcaatcagcagatggcacattcctgacggctccgtgctgccagatgttatcttgttctttggttctctcattcttgaggctgttgggtggattccagtctgccctctgggggtcctctggttatttccacctGATGCCTTCTTCAgtcaatggacactggattcttaggctggcacctccctgatcattcagttattatctacaccaagcatccatccagatacatcctctgtctctattttaatcacagttgttaacaaagcgagatgaatacaacaaaagggcggggagtctctgggtgctgtttctgttacagagtgttgctttgagtctctctctgtgtgtgtagttgttgttacaaagaattgctttgagaacagactctgtcttagaatgtactaacacaattagcagcttgcaagtttcacacagagggagagaaacagtaccaaaaaccaagagacctcttaattagtaatatcctggaatttaaactatggggaatcaaattcatttgtgattttaatacaaaacttctttaatatgaaCACAACACTAGGGTTCTTCCTACCAGCATCTGGTGGGGCTGCTCCATGGCCACCGGGGCCTGGTTCCCCCTCTCCTTGTCAGACGACCTGCTCTCCACTCCCTCTTTGGGTTTCTCAGTCTTCCGCGGTAGCAGTTTCCTTCCCTCCAAGCTGGCTCTGGAGGGTCATCGCCTGCCACAGTGGGACGGACGTCTTGCTCCTTCCCTGGTCTGACTCTTAACTGAGCTGTGGGGCCCTGTTCTTGTACTACTTGCCcctgcgagagagagagagagagagaagggactGGTTTAGTTGAGCCCAACAGGGTGAGTTAACCTCCTCTGTGCTGGAATGAGGTCACAAGAAGTATTCAATAATAACTTTATTTATTTGCCTTCTCGTGTGCAGAAGGCTCCCCAGACAACTTACAAATGCAGGCCCTCATTTTGTAAATAGCTAGAGTAGCACAGACTTCAGCAAGATCACACTTGGGTGCAGGGGTCTGCATAGGCACATCTACTTACAGGATTGAGgcttattttacaaatgggataATTGCTTTATCcatcacagaaatgcagccacctctgaggtgaaacatggcagctgtttaacagggCAGAGGAACATTAAAACTGCAAGGGAAATATTCAATTAGGCAGAATGTAAATATCCAAAtaggaatttggccaggacccTAGAGATAATAGCCCTTTTCAAGTGTATGATTTATCAAGTACACTAATGCAGCAGGTAAACAGTTACAGAACATCTATTTAACCATTAAATTGAAAACCTAGGGCTCACTAGGCAGAGATGCACAAATGTATCTTTACTAAATTAAGGCCATCTTGAGCCTGGAACTTAGTTATGAAAACAAACCATAAAATTGATAATACCAGGAGAGATGTGAAAGCATTGTGACACTCCATCTATGGTCTTCACAGAAGCATCGCTCAGAATTCCAGTTTGGTGCGATTAAATCTCTCTGGATGTTCTGAATTTTCTGCAGAAGCATTGATGATGATGTTGATCAACTGTTCTGGGTAAGACCGAATTAATTTATGTACCTGTTGATATTCCTGGGAGAAATGATCATCTGAGCACCCCCTGGCATGAGTGTATAACTTTTATGAACTATAATTTGTGTTCTTGAACATCTAAATAGGGTATTTTCCTCTGCGGAAGATTCAGAGAATTCATGTTTTTGTTAAACTTATCTTCCTTAAAGATGGGTACAtttatctggggtgggggagggagtttaACTATGTCTGTTTTGAATATCCTCATGCAAAGTTGATTTCCTTATTGAAAGAGTGACAAGTCAAACTCTGTCAAAGTGAAAGTGTGTCTTTAAAAATTGTGAAATGATATCTGATGAGCCCCCTTTACACAGTGTGTGCAACTTTGATGGTAGAAAAGATCACTTCATGTTAAAACAATCCTTCAAAAACATACAGAGTCGTTCTAACTGATGTAGTACTGTTATAAAAATTTGACAGCTTGTGGAGACTAATGTTCTGTGATCTGCCAACATGAAGAAGGATGgtctgtggttaaggcactgaactgggacttgggagattgGCAGAAAATGAATCCAGAGTTCAAGTGTAATGTTGGAGAAACTACTTAatgcaaagtttcagagtagcagccgtgttagtctgtatctgcaaaaagaagagagtacttgtggcaccttagagacaaacaaatttatttgagcacaagctttcgtgagctacagctcacttcattggatgtgtgcagtggaaaatacagtggggagcccaccttgattatcactacggtGTGTCGTCGTCGTGTCGTGtccgccccccactctccttctggtaatatctcgccttacctgatcactcttgttaccatacacactgtaacacccattgtttcatgttctctgtgtatataaaactccccactgtattttccactgcatgcatccgatgaagtgagctgtagctcacgaaagcttttgctcaaataaatgttagtctctaaggtgccacaagtactccttttctttttacataatgcAAAGGCAAGCTTAACATGTACTGATTTAACTATGTGGGTTTAAACATACTTCctcagttataccagtgcaaattgtgtagacaaaaccttaatCTCTATGCCACACTTTGCagtctgtaaaacggggataatattTTCTTTGTCTTATCAACTTAGGTTGTAGATTGTCCCTGTTTACTATATGTATATGCACTGCTTAGCAGAATGAGGATCTGATCTTGGTTGGGAcgtctaggccagtggttctcaacctttttgggctcaggacccatttgtaaaagTTTATGGCTAGGGTGGCTTAAGTTGGATCCCGcaccctgggggaggagggttgggtcctgcctggcactcaccccacagtggcagctcctacagctgctgtggggctggctgggcttggctctgcACTCTAGGCATTGCAGCCTctggggttgcagcaccactcagttCAGCCACACCCCCTTGAATGGACCAAATTTCTGTGAGTagagttgtgacctggctcatgaGGTTtcagtgccactcactcagatGTGGCCTCCTCAGACTCCAGTCACCATgacggctgggccaaacctgagtggtgctgggaccccagaggctgcagtgcctggagcagggtggtgagccctgccagccccatgggacaggagctgccacacaaccctttgaaacattctggtaTCCCGACCCACGGGTTGAGGAAACACTGCTTTAGGTGGTGGTATATTTTGATAGTAAGTAACAGAACTGGTGACACACAGCATGTCACGAAGGCTTGGCATGTTGAGTGGGAGCTGTccctgtttgctcagtgtgggGTTGACACACCCAGTCACATGGTTGTCAGGATTCCCAGTCGGGGCAGAACAATCAATAAGTCTGTAGCCCCTGGGGCGAGGCAGAGCAAACACTCAGTTTATATCAGGAGACCCGAGTAGTCACATCTAGTGGCAAGTGTGGGACAGGGGGACCCACACCTACCCTAGTTcactggatgtggcctgcaggccgtagtttgcccacctctgtcctaacagattccctgggtcacttcctaccataaaGCCCATTTCGGGCATCTCCTCAGCTGGCAGTAGCTCGGCGTCTCTGCAGTCAGCTGGTCATCCACAGCATAGTCCAGATCCACGGAGAGTCGATGGTTCccctgcaggagcctgcagcacacatccttcctcctcttccaccagcactgactgagctgagcagcctccttTTATCTGTCCCCTCCACCTGGACCATGTGCagtaggggtgtgggggtgtcaTTTCCTGGGCCCACAATGATTggtcagcccccattggccccgTGCGGGGTTGATACATCCTGTCACGCAGCAGTGCACGTTTCTTTGCCTCGCCAACATGCTTTAACCCTGTTTTTGAGGAACCCGTAAGGATGGGAGGGTGACTTGTTTCTTTGACCTACGTTGAGACaatcaaaaaaaaattcagcagtaCTGGTTATTTATTTGTAATCTGGTAGCACCCACAATGTACTACACATTGTCCACACAAAGGAgtacacagtccctgccccaagcagcttaCAATCTACGACAAGCTGTAGTAAGAGGCCCTaaaacataaacccttgtatcagacgcctggtatgaggcctaaagcctgaaccaaagtacttccaggaattgctaagcaaagctgggctgtgagccagaggcaggccctaatTGCAGAACTTGGCACGAACAGCGCTCCTAGAAAGCATGGGCTAATGATATAAGTAGTAATAAGAGGAACGTGTGCCAAGATGGCACCTGGACATCCCAATACGAGGACACTTcagagataacaaggaacagTCAGGTGCATCCCAAAGACAGAGTCAAAAGGACAGCATGATGGACA
It encodes:
- the SKP2 gene encoding S-phase kinase-associated protein 2 isoform X1; translated protein: MHRRHLQEIPASDSNVSTSFTWSWDPTKTSELLSGMGVSVLKKEKLGSENTPQELLVSLYPPQKRQKVKEKDKDFVIARRPRLLRETESGISWDALPDELLLGILAYLPLIDLLKVSQICKRWQRLAFDESLWQTLDLTGKNLLPGVIGQLLPVGVTVFRCPRSCIGKPLFKNNRPLRVKHMDISNCTINVADLHTILCRCDRLQNLSLEGLVLSDDIIRSIAQNSSLVRLNLSGCSEFSAEALMMMLINCSGLEELNLSWCDFTADHIKAAVSHISTNVTQLNFSGYRQNLQIPDIKTLVTRCPYLVQLDLSDSAMLKPECFQYFHQLIYLQHLSLSRCYQISPADLLELGELPTLKTLQAFGIVTDNSLQLLKETLPHIKINCSHFTTIARPTVGSKKNQEIWGIKCRLTLRNPSGL
- the SKP2 gene encoding S-phase kinase-associated protein 2 isoform X3: MERCAGRAQFGGGAAAAQRGGAGRAGRSCRWRHLQEIPASDSNVSTSFTWSWDPTKTSELLSGMGVSVLKKEKLGSENTPQELLVSLYPPQKRQKVKEKDKDFVIARRPRLLRETESGISWDALPDELLLGILAYLPLIDLLKVSQICKRWQRLAFDESLWQTLDLTGKNLLPGVIGQLLPVGVTVFRCPRSCIGKPLFKNNRPLRVKHMDISNCTINVADLHTILCRCDRLQNLSLEGLVLSDDIIRSIAQNSSLVRLNLSGCSEFSAEALMMMLINCSGLEELNLSWCDFTADHIKAAVSHISTNVTQLNFSGYRQNLQIPDIKTLVTRCPYLVQLDLSDSAMLKPECFQYFHQLIYLQHLSLSRCYQISPADLLELGELPTLKTLQAFGIVTDNSLQLLKETLPHIKINCSHFTTIARPTVGSKKNQEIWGIKCRLTLRNPSGL
- the SKP2 gene encoding S-phase kinase-associated protein 2 isoform X2, which encodes MHRRHLQEIPASDSNVSTSFTWSWDPTKTSELLSGMGVSVLKKEKLGSENTPQELLVSLYPPQKRQKVKEKDKDFVIARRPRLLRETESGISWDALPDELLLGILAYLPLIDLLKVSQICKRWQRLAFDESLWQTLDLTGKNLLPGVIGQLLPVGVTVFRCPRSCIGKPLFKNNRPLRVKHMDISNCTINVADLHTILCRCDRLQNLSLEGLVLSDDIIRSIAQNSSLVRLNLSGCSEFSAEALMMMLINCSGLEELNLSWCDFTADHIKAAVSHISTNVTQLNFSGYRQNLQIPDIKTLVTRCPYLVQLDLSDSAMLKPECFQYFHQLIYLQHLSLSRCYQISPADLLGPLPH